The proteins below are encoded in one region of Pseudonocardia sp. DSM 110487:
- a CDS encoding AMP-binding protein, with translation MASAHTDPFCRDHLPPRDQWPELTFELPELRYPEQLNAARELLTGPPGERPCVSGSGIAWTYGELRHRAAQVAAALTDDLGLVPGNRVLLRGPNEPWQVACWLGVLLAGGVAVATMPMLRRTELDTITGLARPSLALVHHGFLDDVPPELRTVSYGDDSELTGMIATHDGDFSPVDTAADDVALLAFTSGTTGRPKATMHFHRDVLAIADTFSRHVVRIQPSDVVTGTPPIAFTFGLGGLVVFPLRAGASSVLLDRVTPPQLADTVAEQGVTVLFTAPTAYRAILATGKADRLAGARRLVSAGETLPASVWHAMHDATGLRIIDGIGSTEMLHVFISAADDDIRPGTTGRAVPGYQAAVLDDDGQPVPDGTPGNLAVKGPTGCRYLDGDRQTTYVRHGWNFTGDTYVRDADGYFTYLARSDDMIVSSGYNISGPEVEQAMLGHPDVVDCAVVATPDEERGSLVTAYVVLRDGAVPDAAALQDHVKQTIAPYKYPRLVEFVTELPRTSTGKLQRFVLRERAAER, from the coding sequence ATGGCCAGCGCCCACACGGACCCGTTCTGCCGCGATCATCTGCCGCCCCGCGACCAGTGGCCCGAGCTCACGTTCGAGCTGCCGGAACTGCGCTACCCCGAGCAGCTCAACGCTGCCCGCGAGCTGCTCACCGGCCCGCCCGGCGAGCGCCCGTGCGTGAGCGGGTCCGGCATCGCGTGGACCTACGGCGAGCTGCGCCACCGCGCCGCCCAGGTGGCCGCCGCGCTCACCGACGACCTCGGCCTCGTGCCGGGCAACCGCGTGCTCCTGCGCGGGCCGAACGAGCCGTGGCAGGTGGCCTGCTGGCTGGGAGTGCTGCTCGCGGGCGGGGTGGCGGTGGCCACCATGCCGATGCTGCGCCGCACGGAGCTCGACACGATCACCGGGCTCGCACGGCCGTCGCTCGCGCTCGTCCACCACGGCTTCCTCGATGACGTGCCGCCGGAGCTGCGCACCGTCTCGTACGGGGACGACAGCGAGCTCACCGGCATGATCGCGACCCACGACGGCGACTTCAGCCCCGTGGACACCGCCGCCGACGACGTGGCGCTCCTCGCGTTCACCTCCGGCACCACCGGGCGCCCTAAGGCGACGATGCACTTCCACCGCGACGTGCTCGCGATCGCCGACACGTTCTCGCGCCACGTCGTGCGGATCCAGCCATCCGACGTCGTGACCGGCACGCCACCGATCGCGTTCACGTTCGGGCTCGGCGGGCTCGTGGTCTTCCCGCTCCGCGCCGGGGCGAGCTCGGTGCTGCTGGACCGGGTGACGCCGCCCCAGCTCGCCGACACCGTGGCCGAGCAGGGCGTCACGGTGCTGTTCACCGCGCCCACCGCGTACCGGGCGATCCTCGCGACCGGCAAGGCCGACCGCCTCGCGGGCGCGCGCCGCCTGGTCTCCGCGGGCGAGACGCTGCCCGCGAGCGTGTGGCACGCGATGCACGACGCCACCGGCCTGCGGATCATCGACGGCATCGGGTCCACCGAGATGCTGCACGTGTTCATCTCCGCCGCCGACGACGACATCCGCCCCGGCACCACGGGGCGCGCCGTGCCCGGCTACCAGGCCGCCGTGCTCGACGACGACGGGCAGCCGGTGCCCGACGGCACACCGGGCAACCTCGCTGTGAAGGGCCCCACCGGCTGCCGCTACCTGGACGGCGATCGACAGACCACCTACGTGCGGCACGGCTGGAACTTCACCGGCGACACCTACGTGCGCGACGCCGACGGCTACTTCACCTACCTCGCCCGCAGCGACGACATGATCGTCTCGTCGGGCTACAACATCTCCGGCCCCGAGGTGGAGCAGGCCATGCTCGGGCACCCGGACGTCGTCGACTGCGCGGTGGTGGCCACGCCCGACGAGGAGCGCGGTTCGCTCGTCACCGCGTACGTCGTGCTGCGGGATGGCGCCGTGCCCGACGCGGCGGCGCTGCAGGACCACGTGAAGCAGACGATCGCGCCCTACAAGTACCCGCGACTCGTCGAGTTCGTCACCGAAC
- a CDS encoding alpha-amylase family glycosyl hydrolase, translating to MSRPWWQDAVIYQIYPRSFADSDGDGIGDLPGIIERLPYLRSLGVDALWISPFFRSPMVDFGYDISDHTAVDPIFGTDADAQALIDAAHAHGLRILVDIVLPHTSDQHPWFRDAAACRDAPTRDFYVWRDGHLDGGPPNNWAAGFPAGTSAWTWHAGTAQWYLHSHLPQEPDLDWSNPAVRAAQLDVVRFWLDRGVDGVRLDSINRLGKDPAYRDNVAGERSRQQDWPTLHAYLREVRALVDRYPDAVAVGEVWEFDQRRIVPYLAPDELHLAHNFVFARSRFDAAEIRRTVEEFTGMAGPGTWPAWFLGNHDEPRRVTRWSAPRDDDETREARGRLAAMLLLTLRGTPFLYQGEELGLPDTELPEGVGEDGNGRDPQRTPMPWAPPSTAGPGAGFTTGEPWLPVGGTAERLNVTTELQDPGSVLALYRTLLALRRARPSLRAGSQAFLDAPPDVLAYVRADGGERTLVILNFAATTRRIDIGTPALLLLVSTGDAACSGSPIVMGPFSGVVLEAVAS from the coding sequence ATGAGCCGGCCGTGGTGGCAGGACGCCGTGATCTACCAGATCTACCCTCGCAGCTTCGCCGACTCGGATGGAGACGGGATCGGCGACCTGCCCGGGATCATCGAGCGGCTGCCCTACCTGCGCTCCCTCGGCGTGGACGCCCTGTGGATCTCGCCGTTCTTCCGGTCACCGATGGTCGACTTCGGCTACGACATCAGCGATCACACCGCCGTCGACCCGATCTTCGGCACCGACGCCGACGCGCAGGCGCTCATAGACGCAGCCCATGCGCACGGCCTGCGCATCCTCGTCGACATCGTGCTGCCGCACACGAGCGACCAGCACCCGTGGTTCCGCGACGCGGCCGCCTGCAGGGACGCCCCGACGCGGGACTTCTACGTCTGGCGCGACGGGCACCTGGACGGTGGCCCGCCGAACAACTGGGCCGCCGGTTTCCCGGCCGGCACATCGGCATGGACGTGGCACGCCGGCACCGCGCAGTGGTACCTGCACTCCCACCTGCCCCAGGAACCCGACCTCGACTGGTCCAACCCCGCGGTCCGCGCCGCGCAGCTCGACGTCGTGCGCTTCTGGCTCGACCGCGGCGTGGACGGCGTGCGGCTCGACTCGATCAACCGCCTCGGCAAGGACCCCGCGTACCGCGACAACGTCGCCGGTGAGCGGTCGCGCCAGCAGGACTGGCCGACGCTGCACGCGTACCTGCGCGAGGTCCGCGCGCTCGTGGACCGGTACCCGGACGCCGTCGCGGTGGGCGAGGTCTGGGAGTTCGACCAGCGCCGGATCGTGCCCTACCTCGCCCCCGACGAGCTGCACCTCGCCCACAACTTCGTGTTCGCCCGGTCGCGGTTCGACGCCGCGGAGATCAGGCGGACGGTCGAGGAGTTCACCGGCATGGCCGGCCCGGGCACCTGGCCGGCGTGGTTCCTGGGCAACCACGACGAACCGCGGAGAGTGACCCGCTGGTCGGCGCCCCGCGACGACGACGAGACCCGCGAGGCCCGTGGCCGCCTCGCCGCGATGCTGCTGCTCACCCTGCGCGGCACCCCCTTCCTCTACCAGGGCGAGGAGCTGGGGCTGCCCGACACCGAGCTCCCGGAGGGGGTCGGCGAGGACGGCAACGGCCGCGACCCGCAACGCACGCCGATGCCATGGGCCCCACCGTCGACGGCCGGTCCCGGCGCCGGGTTCACCACCGGCGAGCCATGGCTGCCCGTCGGCGGCACCGCCGAGCGGCTGAACGTCACGACGGAGCTCCAGGACCCCGGCTCGGTGCTCGCCCTCTACCGCACCCTGCTCGCGTTGCGCCGGGCCCGGCCGTCCCTGCGAGCCGGGAGCCAGGCGTTCCTCGACGCTCCGCCGGATGTCCTCGCCTACGTCCGTGCGGACGGCGGAGAACGCACGCTCGTGATCCTCAACTTCGCCGCTACGACTCGCCGCATCGATATCGGGACGCCCGCTCTCCTGCTGCTGGTCTCGACCGGAGACGCCGCATGTTCTGGCTCTCCGATCGTCATGGGCCCGTTCAGCGGCGTCGTCCTCGAGGCCGTAGCTTCATAG